One Phycisphaerae bacterium genomic window carries:
- the queF gene encoding NADPH-dependent 7-cyano-7-deazaguanine reductase QueF — protein MAQRKNYGLETFANPSPRRDYTIRHVAPEFTSRCPVTGQPDFGTVVIEYVPDRLCVELKSLKLYLQGFREEGIFYEAVTNRILDELVAVLHPRWMRIETDWNPRGGLRSVITAEHVQKRTRRR, from the coding sequence ATGGCGCAGCGCAAGAACTACGGTCTGGAGACGTTTGCCAACCCCAGTCCCCGGCGCGATTACACGATCCGGCATGTGGCGCCGGAGTTCACGAGCCGCTGCCCCGTCACGGGGCAGCCGGATTTCGGCACGGTCGTGATCGAGTATGTTCCCGACCGGTTGTGCGTGGAACTCAAGAGCCTGAAGCTTTACCTGCAGGGCTTCCGCGAGGAGGGCATCTTCTACGAGGCGGTCACGAACCGGATTCTCGACGAGCTGGTCGCCGTCTTGCACCCGCGCTGGATGCGCATCGAGACGGACTGGAACCCCCGCGGCGGCCTGCGCTCGGTCATCACCGCGGAGCATGTGCAGAAGCGGACTCGACGCCGGTAG
- a CDS encoding DUF2179 domain-containing protein, with the protein MVTVLLTCGLIVLARIADVSIGTIRTINVVQGRRSLALVLGFFEVLIWVFVVSRVISEIRQPAYALAYALGFALGNWVGMTIEARLAMGRQVVRIFSRQGPELAVALREAGLRVTQFDGYGRDGPVQQLFIEVERRSASNVITQARGLDPACYYMVDDVRFASSQMVQASQPTGWRAVFKKK; encoded by the coding sequence ATGGTCACCGTGCTGCTCACGTGCGGGCTGATCGTGCTGGCGCGCATCGCCGACGTCTCGATCGGGACGATCCGGACGATCAACGTCGTGCAGGGCCGCCGATCACTGGCGCTGGTGCTCGGGTTCTTCGAGGTGCTGATCTGGGTGTTCGTCGTCTCGCGCGTGATCAGCGAAATCCGCCAGCCGGCCTATGCCCTGGCCTACGCGCTGGGCTTCGCGCTGGGGAACTGGGTGGGGATGACGATCGAGGCGCGCCTGGCGATGGGTCGGCAGGTGGTGCGGATTTTCAGCCGACAGGGACCGGAGCTCGCGGTGGCGCTGCGCGAAGCGGGGCTGCGCGTGACGCAGTTCGACGGTTACGGGCGTGACGGTCCGGTGCAGCAGCTGTTCATCGAGGTGGAACGCCGGTCGGCCAGCAACGTGATCACGCAGGCGCGGGGGCTGGACCCGGCGTGCTACTACATGGTGGACGACGTGCGGTTCGCGTCGTCGCAGATGGTGCAGGCGAGCCAGCCCACCGGCTGGCGGGCGGTGTTCAAGAAGAAGTAA
- a CDS encoding inorganic diphosphatase: MIDRGVYAKVPAGTHLPSAVNVIVEIPKGRRSKFEVDQATGLIRLDRYLYSSSHYPGDYGFIPQTLAEDGDNLDVLVMVNEPTFSGCLIQARVVGLFRMIDRGQHDYKVLAVPSSDPLFAEIRDLPDVPKHYLREVEHFFASYKLLEGVTIITEGWDNATAASTEVHASVDRFMAELARRAKSQLG, from the coding sequence ATGATCGATCGTGGAGTCTATGCCAAGGTGCCGGCCGGGACGCACTTGCCGTCCGCGGTGAATGTCATCGTGGAAATTCCCAAAGGCCGGCGGAGCAAGTTCGAGGTCGATCAGGCGACGGGGCTGATCCGGCTGGACCGCTACCTGTACTCGTCGAGCCACTACCCCGGCGACTACGGGTTCATCCCGCAGACGCTGGCCGAGGACGGCGACAACCTGGACGTGCTGGTGATGGTGAACGAGCCAACGTTCAGCGGCTGCCTGATCCAGGCCCGCGTCGTGGGACTGTTCCGGATGATCGACCGCGGGCAGCACGACTACAAGGTGCTCGCGGTGCCGAGCTCCGATCCGCTGTTCGCGGAGATCAGGGATCTCCCCGACGTGCCGAAGCACTACCTGCGCGAAGTCGAGCACTTCTTTGCCAGCTACAAGCTGCTCGAGGGCGTGACGATCATCACCGAGGGCTGGGACAACGCCACCGCGGCCAGCACGGAGGTGCACGCGTCGGTGGACCGGTTCATGGCGGAGCTGGCCCGCCGGGCGAAGAGCCAGTTGGGCTGA
- a CDS encoding elongation factor P, whose protein sequence is MNIPLKRGMLIRHQNHVYSVTDFQERHTGKQRPTVHVSLRDVRDGHPVDRTLADLEPIEEVSHAMRAMQYLYAKGGAYVFMDSATFEEHALSGVQLHGCEPFLKEGEEYRVMFVDDRPLALEMPEIIRLAVAETAAPSHSVGNAGSVLKEATLENHLVVRVPLFIKMGDTIRVDTRTRTYVGKE, encoded by the coding sequence ATGAACATCCCTCTCAAGCGTGGCATGTTGATCCGTCATCAGAACCATGTCTACTCGGTGACCGATTTCCAGGAGCGGCACACGGGCAAGCAGCGGCCTACGGTGCACGTGTCGCTGCGCGACGTGCGCGACGGCCACCCGGTGGACCGCACGCTGGCGGACCTGGAGCCGATCGAAGAGGTCTCGCACGCCATGCGCGCGATGCAATACCTCTACGCGAAGGGCGGGGCCTACGTCTTCATGGACAGCGCGACGTTCGAGGAGCACGCGCTGAGCGGCGTGCAGTTGCACGGCTGTGAACCGTTCCTGAAGGAGGGCGAAGAGTATCGCGTCATGTTCGTCGACGACCGCCCGCTCGCGCTGGAAATGCCCGAGATCATCCGCCTGGCCGTGGCCGAAACCGCGGCGCCGTCGCATTCGGTCGGCAATGCCGGCAGCGTCCTGAAGGAAGCGACGCTCGAGAACCACCTGGTGGTGCGCGTGCCGCTGTTCATCAAGATGGGCGACACGATCCGCGTCGACACGCGCACCCGCACCTACGTCGGGAAGGAATAG